A stretch of Perognathus longimembris pacificus isolate PPM17 chromosome 1, ASM2315922v1, whole genome shotgun sequence DNA encodes these proteins:
- the Ptges3 gene encoding prostaglandin E synthase 3 produces MQPASAKWYDRRDYVFIEFCVEDSKDVNVNFEKSKLTFSCLGGSDNFKHLNEIDLFHCIDPNDSKHKRTDRSILCCLRKGESGQSWPRLTKERAKLNWLSVDFNNWKDWEDDSDEDMSNFDRFSEMMNNMGGDEDVDLPEVDGADDDSQDSDDEKMPDLE; encoded by the exons GCAGCCTGCTTCTGCGAAATGGTACGATCGAAGGGACTATGTCTTCATTGAATTTTGTGTTGAAGACAGTAAAGATGTTAATGTAAACTTTGAAAAATCCAAACTTACTTTCAG TTGTCTTGGAGGAAGTgacaattttaaacatttaaatgaaatcgatCTTTTTCACTGTATTGATCCAAAC GATTCCAAGCATAAAAGAACAGACAGATCAATTTTATGTTGTTTACGAAAAGGAGAATCGGGCCAGTCGTGGCCTAGGTTAACAAAAGAAAGGGCAAAG CTTAATTGGCTCAGTGTGGATTTCAATAATTGGAAAGATTGGGAAGATGATTCAGATGAAGACATGTCTAATTTTGATCGTTTCTCTGAG ATGATGAACAACATGGGTGGTGATGAGGATGTAGATTTACCAGAAGTGGATGGAGCAGATGAT GATTCACAAGACAGTGATGATGAAA aAATGCCGGATCTGGAATAA